From Candidatus Dependentiae bacterium, one genomic window encodes:
- a CDS encoding valine--tRNA ligase, translating into MDKRYEHKTSEAELRTKWQSEQTYKKEHHPGPVWSIDTPPPTVSGNLHIGHIFSYTQTDIIARYKRMNGFSVFYPFGFDDNGLPTERYVEKKCKTSAHKMGRSAFIDLCLEETKEAEQEFKDLWQRMGLSVDWDACYSTISENTRKLSQASFIDLVKKGYIYRKHEPALYCTTCRTSVAQAELDDALKPSMFNDIVFKDEDGNDLIISTTRPELLPSCVAVFYHPDDNRYNVLKGKHAIVPIFGNKVPLLADETVEIEKGTGLVMCCTFGDKTDILWFKNHNLPYKQSIGFDGKFTDETGILAGLKVPDARAKIILELQNKNLLLKQKPIEHNVSVHERCKKEIEYVTLAQWFLNILEHKNAFIKLADKINWYPSFMKARYIDWVKNLGWDWCLSRQRFYGIPFPVWHVEGTDQFLLPPADALPVDPQETEYPGNIPAEFKGKKLIADTDVMDTWNTSSITPYICYQLFTNNEVNFDDPKINGFIPMSMRPQAHDIIRTWAFYTIVKTWMHNKQIPWENIVISGHVLADSKEKLSKSKNQKATSPEHLLSQYSADVIRYWTASGNLGHDVAFSENQLKIGGKLVTKLWNAFRFTKEHINAAQIKEAPQKFGLINQWLLNEASATFAIYHNYLEKNEFGLALNAAESFFWHIFCDNYLELIKDQLFNPDNYDHEELFATRWTLYHVGLRILQLYAPYLPFVTEEIYTLIYKDSVGIDSIHKTKFADIQTVYAFTNEAVTMQLVLQVIGAVRKIKTTQQLSLKQELETLTIFADDETLHKLKTQDALIKGATKSLSLDYSSNKRDENELKQINELWHGFVVCE; encoded by the coding sequence GGTTTTTCCGTTTTTTATCCATTTGGGTTTGATGACAATGGCTTACCAACTGAACGATATGTTGAAAAAAAATGCAAAACCAGTGCGCATAAAATGGGACGTTCCGCATTTATTGACTTATGCCTTGAAGAAACAAAAGAAGCTGAGCAAGAGTTTAAAGATCTTTGGCAACGCATGGGCCTTTCGGTCGATTGGGATGCTTGTTATTCCACTATTTCAGAAAACACCCGGAAACTTTCACAGGCCTCGTTTATTGATTTAGTCAAAAAAGGTTATATTTATCGCAAACATGAACCTGCATTATATTGCACTACATGCCGTACTTCAGTTGCACAAGCAGAACTTGATGATGCATTAAAACCATCTATGTTTAATGATATTGTTTTCAAAGATGAAGATGGCAATGATCTAATTATCAGTACCACACGCCCTGAACTATTACCTTCATGTGTTGCCGTTTTTTATCATCCTGATGACAATCGATACAATGTGCTCAAAGGCAAACATGCAATAGTGCCAATATTTGGTAATAAAGTTCCGTTGCTTGCCGATGAAACTGTAGAGATAGAAAAAGGAACCGGTCTTGTTATGTGCTGCACCTTTGGTGATAAAACAGATATTCTATGGTTCAAAAATCACAATTTACCCTACAAACAATCGATCGGCTTTGATGGAAAGTTCACTGATGAAACCGGTATTTTAGCCGGATTAAAAGTTCCTGATGCACGCGCAAAAATAATACTAGAATTACAAAACAAAAACTTATTGCTCAAACAAAAACCTATTGAGCACAATGTAAGTGTTCATGAACGATGCAAAAAAGAGATTGAATACGTTACATTAGCCCAATGGTTTTTGAACATTTTAGAACATAAAAATGCTTTCATTAAACTGGCCGATAAGATCAATTGGTATCCATCATTTATGAAAGCACGCTATATCGATTGGGTGAAAAATTTAGGATGGGATTGGTGCTTGTCTCGCCAACGTTTTTATGGCATTCCATTTCCGGTATGGCACGTTGAAGGTACTGATCAATTTTTATTACCACCGGCAGATGCATTACCGGTAGATCCTCAAGAAACTGAATATCCCGGCAACATTCCTGCTGAGTTTAAAGGTAAAAAATTGATTGCCGATACTGATGTTATGGATACTTGGAATACCTCTTCCATTACACCGTATATTTGTTATCAACTATTTACCAACAACGAAGTTAATTTTGATGACCCTAAAATTAATGGGTTTATTCCTATGAGCATGCGGCCACAAGCGCATGACATTATCCGTACATGGGCGTTTTATACCATCGTCAAAACCTGGATGCACAACAAACAGATCCCTTGGGAAAACATTGTTATTTCCGGACACGTACTTGCTGACAGTAAAGAAAAACTTTCTAAATCAAAAAATCAAAAAGCAACAAGTCCTGAACATTTATTGAGTCAGTATTCTGCCGATGTCATTCGTTATTGGACTGCCTCAGGAAATTTAGGACATGATGTTGCGTTTTCAGAAAATCAATTAAAAATTGGCGGCAAACTAGTTACTAAGCTTTGGAACGCATTCAGATTCACCAAAGAGCATATCAATGCAGCTCAAATAAAAGAAGCACCACAAAAATTTGGTTTAATCAACCAATGGCTGCTCAATGAAGCTTCTGCAACATTTGCAATCTATCATAATTATTTAGAAAAAAATGAATTTGGCCTTGCGCTCAATGCAGCCGAATCATTTTTCTGGCACATCTTTTGTGACAACTATTTAGAGTTAATTAAGGATCAACTGTTTAATCCTGACAACTACGATCATGAAGAACTTTTTGCAACACGCTGGACATTATATCATGTCGGCTTGCGCATCTTGCAACTATATGCACCTTATTTACCATTTGTTACAGAAGAAATTTATACATTAATCTACAAAGATTCAGTTGGGATTGACTCAATTCATAAAACAAAGTTTGCTGATATACAAACTGTCTATGCATTTACTAACGAAGCTGTCACTATGCAATTGGTACTACAAGTAATTGGTGCTGTGCGTAAAATCAAAACAACTCAGCAACTTTCATTAAAACAAGAACTGGAAACATTAACTATTTTTGCTGACGATGAAACATTACATAAACTTAAAACCCAAGATGCACTTATTAAAGGCGCAACAAAATCATTAAGTTTAGATTATAGCAGTAACAAACGTGATGAGAATGAATTAAAACAAATTAATGAGTTATGGCATGGATTCGTGGTGTGTGAATAA